The following are from one region of the Mangifera indica cultivar Alphonso chromosome 14, CATAS_Mindica_2.1, whole genome shotgun sequence genome:
- the LOC123195952 gene encoding zinc finger BED domain-containing protein RICESLEEPER 2-like: MEAISIESDPRFHFQVGKIKISEGMKCLHDLVEWYKGNLIPENVEIFHETMTYLQSLQQQIQEIIEIREQNAHFRPTLNEAMVTDTNVEDSSCFKRKRWSKVWEDFTKYVDKDRKEWAQCKHCKKKFVGSSKSGTTHLKNHLKSCPSLRNLSGVVDIAREKSVIDQEMNNSDLVRKIIMYGLNGIKNEIIDVYEQEKVKLHKYLDNLSGRFNVTIDWLTNGHEIGFMTVWFIDDNWELKKRIIQLENDDIAITRDLDEKSLKRLFIDWNIDKRILSIVVECIRESKVIELNNWLNERASLPFMGNYCTCGYLLSRFESKVRFEVLNNDIFIKARKLEDYYMTQSNKFMFELAVRKAESMGKKVSSKYHPRDHLQNFYLLDWAMGYKGAFCELEHIDPDFKSINFDWNEATLLHSLWVVLNEVSQIKLANEFFPILLKVLQFTKSEHHYIRHVASCCIEYFDEYCNNSKLVFIISVILDPRFKMDIVQHFLKEMYDNEAADTHLKKIIHSVTNIYKEYAKDVHTMERPFAFSQHANEVALPKSELDCYLTDSKVPPYEDFDILEWWRLNSSTFPTLARMTRDFLSIPIFARSNDFNYSLYEDIKDISKTSLDVHLEHALICTKLWLKDPENI, translated from the exons ATGGAAGCAATATCCATTGAATCTGATCCTCGTTTTCATTTTCAA GTTGGAAAGATAAAAATCAGCGAGGGAATGAAGTGTTTGCATGATTTAGTAGAATGGTACAAGGGCAACTTGATCCCAGAAAACGTTGAAATCTTTCATGAAACTATGACCTACCTTCAGTCTCTTCAACAACAAATACAG GAGATCATTGAAATAAGAGAACAAAATGCCCATTTTAGACCTACTCTAAATGAAGCAATGGTGACGGATACAAATGTGGAGGATTCATCATGTTTTAAACGAAAAAGGTGGTCAAAGGTTTGGGAGGACTTCACAAAGTATGTCGACAAAGATAGAAAGGAATGGGCTCAGTGTAAACACTGTAAGAAAAAGTTTGTAGGATCAAGTAAGAGTGGAACCACACATCTcaaaaatcatctaaaaagTTGTCCGAGTTTGAGAAATCTAAGTGGGGTAGTAGATATAGCAAGAGAGAAAAGTGTCATTGATCAAGAAATGAATAACTCTGATTTGGTGCGAAAGATCATCATGTATGGGCTTAATggcataaaaaatgaaataattgatgTTTATGAACAAGAGAAAGTTAAGTTGCACAAATATTTGGATAATCTCTCTGGTCGTTTTAATGTAACAATTGATTGGTTAACCAACGGTCATGAAATTGGGTTTATGACAGTTTGGTTTATAGATGATAATTGGGAATTGAAGAAGAGGATTATTCAATTGGAGAATGATGATATTGCTATAACAAGAGACTTAGATGAAAAATCTCTAAAGCGTTTGTTTATAGATTGGAACATAGACAAAAGAATATTGTCTATAGTTGTTGAATGTATTCGTGAATCAAAGGTTATTGAGCTTAACAATTGGCTTAATGAACGAGCTTCTCTTCCTTTCATGGGGAATTATTGTACATGTGGTTATTTATTAAGTAGATTTGAATCTAAAGTTAGATTTGAGGTGTTGaataatgatattttcattaaaGCGAGGAAGCTTGAAGATTACTATATGAcacaatcaaacaaatttatgtttgaattaGCGGTGAGAAAAGCTGAGTCCATGGGTAAAAAGGTAAGTTCCAAATATCATCCTAGAGAtcatcttcaaaatttttatctgcTTGATTGGGCGATGGGATATAAAGGAGCATTTTGTGAACTGGAGCATATAGATCCGGATTTCAAGTCTATCAATTTTGATTGGAATGAGGCAACTTTACTGCACAGCTTGTGGGTAGTGTTGAATGAAGTCTCTCAAATTAAATTGGCAAATGAGTTTTTCCCTATACTTTTAAAAGTGCTACAGTTTACAAAAAGTGAGCATCATTACATTCGCCACGTTGCATCATGTTGCATAGAATATTTTGATGAATACTGCAACAACTCTAAGCTGGTTTTCATAATCTCAGTAATTCTAGATCCACGGTTCAAAATGGATATTGTACAGCATTTCCTCAAAGAAATGTATGACAATGAGGCAGCAGACACACACCtgaaaaaaatcattcatagtgttacaaatatttacaAAGAATATGCAAAGGATGTCCATACCATGGAAAGACCATTTGCATTTTCACAGCATGCAAATGAGGTTGCTTTACCAAAATCAGAACTTGACTGCTATTTGACAGATTCCAAGGTTCCTCCATATGAAGACTTTGATATACTAGAATGGTGGCGTCTCAATTCTTCGACTTTTCCAACACTTGCTAGGATGACTCGTGATTTCTTATCCATACCTATATTTGCTCGTTCGAATGACTTTAATTATTCTTTGTACGAAGACATTAAAGATATTTCTAAGACTAGTTTGGATGTCCACTTAGAACATGCTTTGATATGTACTAAACTTTGGTTGAAAGACCCCGAGAATATATAA